TGCGGCAGCCTGCGGCCTGACAAGCTGAAACGCCATTTTGGCGGCATTAAAAACGAATTACGCGCCGGCGCGCGGATGCACACCTTTACCGTGAGCGGTTATCTGCGTGATCGGATGCTCGCCACGGGCTTCGCTCCCGAACGCGTCCACACCCTGCTGTCTCCGGCGCCGGAAGTGGCCGCGCCCTACACGCCGCCGCCGGCCGAGGGCGTGCCCCGGTTCGTCTTCCTGGGCCGGCTCGTGAACCAGAAGGGGGTGGAATGGCTACTGCGCGCGTTCGCGCGGGTAAAAGGCCAGGCCCACCTGGATATCGGGGGCGAAGGACCGCTTCAAGGGAAGCTCGAGGCGTTTTGCCGGAAGCACGGGCTGGTCGACCGCGTTACGTTTCATGGCTGGGTGAAAGGCGATGCCGTGCCGGCCCTCATCCAGGGCGCGCGGGCGGTGGTGTTTCCCTCCGTCTGGCAGGAGCCGGCCGGGCTGGTGACCCTAGAGGCTGCTGCCTACGGACGCGCGGTCATCGCTAGCGACGTCGGCGGCATCCCCGAATACGCGCTCGACGCGTTCGCCCGGCGGGTGCCTCCGAACGACGTGGACGCCCTCGCCGGCGCCATCGACGGATTGATCGCCTCGTACGACGAGGCCGAAACGATGGGACGGGAAGGCTACCGCCTGGCCCGTACACAATTTTCAATGAGTCAATTTATCGAACGGTTGGATGGGCTCTACACCATGGCGCCATTGTAGAGACACGACACATCGTGTCTCCCTTTTTCGTCCACAAACGTCGGTTTTTTTGAACCGTCCGTTAACGTTCGTTTTTGAACCGTCCGTAAACGTTCGTTTTTGAACCGTCCGTAAACGTTCGTTTTTTGAACCGTATAGACACGATACATCGTGTCTCCGCTAACACATTCACAGATTCCGGGACATGAGTCAGGCAACGCTTCATCCCACTTTTTCGACCACCCAGGGCGCCATTCCCGCGAGCGCCCCCGTTTCGGATGTCGAGACCAGCATCGTCCTGGGAGCGCCCCGTTCGGGCACGACGTATCTGATGCGGTTGTTGACGACGCTGCCCGAGACCGAGTGCCTCATCGGCACCCTCGTGTCCACGTCGATCCCTCAGCTGGTGCACCACCCCGAGATGACGCCGGCCGTGTACGACGGGCTCGCCGTCGCCTTCGAGCGCTCGATCGACGCATACGTGCATTCCGGTCGCGTCCACTCCCGCGCCGCCGCGCTCCAGAAGTGGGCCAACGCCCGCTCGGGCTTCGGGGGGCTGGTGCGTGCGCTCCGGGGGATCCGGACGGTGAAGCGGATGATCTACAAAGAGCCCTTCCTGAGCTTCGCGCCGGCGTTTGTCGATCGCGCCTTCCCGAACGCGCCGCTGATCCACATCTACCGCGACGGGCGGGATGTCGCGCAGTCGCTCGTCAAAACCTACAAGGTGCTGACCGACGAGAGCCTTACCAGCCTTCAGGCCTCCGAAATGCGATTCGGCCGGCCGTTCGACCACCGGTTCGTGCCGTGGTGGGTCGAGGAAGGGCGCGAGGATGAGTTTATCGCCAGCACCCCGTACGTCCGATCGATCTGGATGTGGAAGTACATGGTGCGCCTGTGCCACACGTATTACGACCAGCCGGCGCTCACACAAAGCGGCCGGATCATGCTGCTCGGCTACGAGGATCTCATGCGCGACCCGAAGAAATTCGGCGCCGCCATCCTGGACCACCTCGGCGAAAAACCGAATAAGAGCTACATGAAGATGTTGGCCGAGGCCCATCCGCGGTCCATCGGCAACTACAAACGCGTCAACGCCGAGGACATTCGCGACGCCGAACGCGTCGCCGGCGAAGAGCTGGCGCTGTACGGGTACCGGTAACCTCCCCATGAACATCCACCTCTTATATCCCGTTTTGCCGCCCGTGGTGGATGGAATAGGCGACTATACCCGTTGCCTGGCGATGGCGCTTGCGGATCAGGGGCCGGTGACGATCTGGTCGAACCAGCATGCTTACGCGCCCATCGAGCGGGTATCCGTGCGATCCGCGTGTGAGATCGATCGGCCGCGCCGGATGGGGCCGCTGGCCGAGGCGGTAGTGGGGCAGGCGCCGGACTGGCTGGTGGTGCAGTATAACCCGTTCAGCTACGGAAAGTGGGGGTTTAATCCGGCGCTGCCGGCGGCAATTCGGAGCATCCGCAAGGCCGGCGTGCGCA
This DNA window, taken from Rhodothermales bacterium, encodes the following:
- a CDS encoding sulfotransferase, which gives rise to MSQATLHPTFSTTQGAIPASAPVSDVETSIVLGAPRSGTTYLMRLLTTLPETECLIGTLVSTSIPQLVHHPEMTPAVYDGLAVAFERSIDAYVHSGRVHSRAAALQKWANARSGFGGLVRALRGIRTVKRMIYKEPFLSFAPAFVDRAFPNAPLIHIYRDGRDVAQSLVKTYKVLTDESLTSLQASEMRFGRPFDHRFVPWWVEEGREDEFIASTPYVRSIWMWKYMVRLCHTYYDQPALTQSGRIMLLGYEDLMRDPKKFGAAILDHLGEKPNKSYMKMLAEAHPRSIGNYKRVNAEDIRDAERVAGEELALYGYR
- a CDS encoding glycosyltransferase family 4 protein, translating into MGRRVIGHYAPNLWASGGIATYVRRMGEAQAAAGHEIVYFSASPAHRGERHTVIVATEADLYQQAAGLRLDLLHLHKPVANPDASPVPLVRTMHGNQGSCPTGSRYLVRSGTPCNRIYSPAGCFASHLTERCGSLRPDKLKRHFGGIKNELRAGARMHTFTVSGYLRDRMLATGFAPERVHTLLSPAPEVAAPYTPPPAEGVPRFVFLGRLVNQKGVEWLLRAFARVKGQAHLDIGGEGPLQGKLEAFCRKHGLVDRVTFHGWVKGDAVPALIQGARAVVFPSVWQEPAGLVTLEAAAYGRAVIASDVGGIPEYALDAFARRVPPNDVDALAGAIDGLIASYDEAETMGREGYRLARTQFSMSQFIERLDGLYTMAPL